The Alkalihalophilus pseudofirmus nucleotide sequence GATTAGCTCAGCTGGGAGAGCACCTGCCTTACAAGCAGGGGGTCGGCGGTTCGAGCCCGTCATCCTCCACCATATGCCGGTCTAGCTCAATTGGTAGAGCAACTGACTTGTAATCAGTAGGTTGGGGGTTCAAGTCCTCTGGCCGGCACTCTTATTAGTTAAGTGGAGGGGTAGCGAAGTGGCTAAACGCGGCGGACTGTAAATCCGCTCCCTCCGGGTTCGGCGGTTCGAATCCGTCCCCCTCCACCATTTATGTTGGGCTATCGCCAAGCGGTAAGGCAACGGATTTTGATTCCGTCATGCGTAGGTTCGAATCCTGCTAGCCCAGCCATTTTTAGAGCCATTAGCTCAGTTGGTAGAGCATCTGACTTTTAATCAGAGGGTCGAAGGTTCGAGTCCTTCATGGCTCATTTTTATATCGTTCATCTTCCTAAGGTGAACTGATGCGGAAGTAGTTCAGTGGTAGAACACCACCTTGCCAAGGTGGGGGTCGCGAGTTCGAATCTCGTCTTCCGCTCCATACATAAGGGGCCTTAGCTCAGCTGGGAGAGCGCCTGCCTTGCACGCAGGAGGTCAGCGGTTCGATCCCGCTAGGCTCCACCAAACTTACATATTTCAACCCTTAGCCTGCCAGCTAAGGGTTTTTTATTGTTTTATTCTTCTTTTAATAACAAATCATATTCGTTCAGTAATTCATCTAAATGTTGACTTTGCCAAACAATCAATTCTGAATGCAAGGGCATTGTCTGTGCAAGTTCATTCAATTTATGTCTAGCTGCTTCAATTTGATAAAGAAGATCGTTGTGTGAGCATGTCATCATAAGCATATTTTACACCCTCCTAACGGAAATAACTGGTTATTATTTGAATACCCATTATTATCAAATTAAAACATCATTAGGAAGTTGGTTATATTTTTTTATGATAAAATAATAGAAGCAAAGAAAAAAATGAAATAATACCTAATGAATGAAACCTAATAATAAATCCAAACGTAAATCACTATAGATTGAATATAAGCAGGGGATAAATAATGGAAGCGATTGTGAAACGAATCATCCTAGAAATAAAACAAGGTGATGAGCAAGCATTTGCAGAGTTGGTAGAGTTATATAAAGACAAAGTATATCAAGTAGCATATCGTATGGTTGGTAACGCTCATGAAGCACAAGATGTCGCTCAAGAGGCTTTTCTCCGTGCTTATACTAATCTCGATCGTTTCGATACGAATCGTAAGTTCTCAACATGGATTTTCCGCATTGCAACAAATGTGGCGATTGACCGTTTGAGAAAAAAGAAGCCTGATTTCTATTTGCAAGATCAAGTTCAAGGGTCTCGGGATCTAACCTATGAAAGTCAATTAGCAGCAAGTGATGATCTTCCTGAAGAACAAATTGTCACCGCTGAAATGCAGGAGTGGGTTCAAGGTGAAATTAATAGGCTGCCTGTTAAATATCGAACAGCTATCATATTGAAATATTTAGAAGACCTTTCATTAAAGGAAATTAGTGAGATTATGGATCTGCCTGTATCTACTGTGAAGACTCGTATTCACCGTGGCAGAGAAGCGCTAAGAAAGCGAATGCGTCATTTGTAGAAAGGAGGACTTAATGATGAAATGTGAACAAAGCTATGAGCAATTAATTCATAAATACTTAGACGGTGAAGCCACTTCAACAGAGAGACAAACGTTAGAAAAACACCTTAATGAATGTCCTCATTGCATGCTGCATGTTCGTGAATTAAAGAAGGCTATTGCCTTTGTCCAAAGTGCCTCCCATATTGAAGCACCTAAAGATTTTACAGCAAAAGTGATGGCTGACCTGCCTCAAAAGAAAACCACATCAAAAACCAAATCTACTTGGAAGCGGTGGATGAAGAACCACCCTATTCTTGTAGCGGCTGCTGTATTTATTTTACTCATGTCAACAAGTATCT carries:
- a CDS encoding aspartyl-phosphate phosphatase Spo0E family protein; this translates as MLMMTCSHNDLLYQIEAARHKLNELAQTMPLHSELIVWQSQHLDELLNEYDLLLKEE
- the sigW gene encoding RNA polymerase sigma factor SigW, whose translation is MEAIVKRIILEIKQGDEQAFAELVELYKDKVYQVAYRMVGNAHEAQDVAQEAFLRAYTNLDRFDTNRKFSTWIFRIATNVAIDRLRKKKPDFYLQDQVQGSRDLTYESQLAASDDLPEEQIVTAEMQEWVQGEINRLPVKYRTAIILKYLEDLSLKEISEIMDLPVSTVKTRIHRGREALRKRMRHL
- a CDS encoding anti-sigma factor; amino-acid sequence: MMKCEQSYEQLIHKYLDGEATSTERQTLEKHLNECPHCMLHVRELKKAIAFVQSASHIEAPKDFTAKVMADLPQKKTTSKTKSTWKRWMKNHPILVAAAVFILLMSTSISTLWQGNNNDQISFTGSGNVQIDHESGRVIVPEGEVIDGDLVIRNGELVVEGEVRGNILLVNSQPYLASAGSVSGEIDEVDQVLDWVWYHTKTFFNEVLSIIQRDEQ